The following proteins are co-located in the Bosea sp. AS-1 genome:
- a CDS encoding branched-chain amino acid ABC transporter permease, with product MSQLLQALVNGLMTGALIAVPAIGFSAIFAVLRYPNFAIAAYATIGAFAAWWANVAMGLPIPAALLVAFAVTGFVGVVAEETSLKRLRNNGALIVAIASIALNLVLENIVRFIFGNEMRGYDLPIARDMRFGDLRIGPQQLQSLLLAVAIMAAMFLFLRYTRFGKAMRAVADNPDLARLKGIDPAKIAIVTLFLGAGLTGVGGVLIGLDTSIDPLTGYRVLLSVFAAAVLGGLGSIPGAVAGALMLGIAEELALLIVPATYRTGVGFVAILLMLTFRPRGLLGERAA from the coding sequence GTGAGCCAGTTGTTGCAGGCGCTCGTCAACGGGCTGATGACCGGGGCGCTGATCGCCGTTCCGGCCATCGGCTTCTCAGCCATCTTCGCGGTGCTGCGCTATCCGAATTTCGCCATCGCGGCCTATGCCACCATCGGAGCCTTCGCCGCCTGGTGGGCGAATGTCGCGATGGGGCTGCCGATACCGGCGGCGCTCCTCGTCGCCTTCGCGGTGACGGGCTTCGTCGGTGTCGTCGCGGAAGAGACTTCGCTGAAGCGCCTGCGCAATAACGGCGCGCTGATCGTGGCCATCGCCTCGATCGCGCTCAATCTCGTGCTGGAGAACATCGTCCGCTTCATCTTCGGCAACGAGATGCGCGGCTACGACCTGCCGATCGCGCGCGACATGCGCTTCGGCGACCTGCGCATCGGCCCGCAGCAGCTCCAGAGCCTGCTGCTCGCCGTCGCGATCATGGCGGCGATGTTCCTGTTCCTGCGCTATACCCGCTTCGGCAAGGCGATGCGCGCCGTCGCCGACAATCCCGACCTCGCCCGGCTCAAGGGCATCGACCCTGCGAAGATCGCGATCGTCACGCTCTTCCTCGGCGCGGGGCTGACCGGCGTCGGCGGCGTGCTGATCGGTTTGGATACCTCGATCGACCCGCTGACCGGTTATCGCGTACTGCTCTCGGTCTTCGCCGCGGCCGTGCTCGGCGGGCTCGGCTCGATCCCCGGCGCGGTCGCTGGCGCACTGATGCTGGGGATCGCCGAGGAACTCGCGCTGCTCATCGTGCCCGCGACTTACCGAACCGGCGTCGGCTTCGTCGCGATCCTGCTGATGCTCACTTTCCGGCCGCGCGGCCTCCTCGGGGAAAGGGCCGCCTGA
- a CDS encoding GAF domain-containing protein produces the protein MSDDLATLSALIKEPGQPDTVFKAFEDITRRLVGHELFTLLYVDGQEVARIYSNRPTEYPVSGRKTMGPTPWGKHVLDGRQPYLGKDKAGIRWAFFDHELIESMGLGSVINIPAIYDGKVVGTINLLAAEHHYREEHVAPVERLAPLLVPAFLAARAANKAA, from the coding sequence ATGTCCGACGATCTCGCCACCCTCTCCGCCCTCATCAAGGAGCCCGGCCAGCCCGACACGGTGTTCAAGGCCTTCGAGGACATCACCCGCCGCCTCGTCGGGCATGAATTGTTCACGCTGCTCTATGTCGACGGGCAGGAGGTCGCGCGCATCTATTCCAACCGGCCGACCGAGTATCCGGTATCCGGCCGCAAGACGATGGGGCCAACGCCTTGGGGCAAGCATGTGCTCGACGGGCGCCAGCCCTATCTCGGCAAGGACAAGGCCGGCATCCGCTGGGCCTTCTTCGACCATGAATTGATCGAGAGCATGGGGCTCGGCTCCGTCATCAACATCCCCGCGATCTATGACGGCAAGGTCGTCGGCACGATCAACCTGCTCGCGGCCGAGCACCATTACCGCGAGGAGCATGTCGCGCCGGTCGAGCGGCTGGCGCCGCTGCTGGTGCCGGCCTTCCTCGCCGCGCGTGCCGCCAACAAGGCCGCCTGA
- a CDS encoding branched-chain amino acid ABC transporter permease, with the protein MLSYLIFTLTLCAIYGLLALSLNLIWGSAGLVNLGLAGFFAVGAYASALATGAGAPVLIGWGAALLVGAAVGLVVTFATLRLREDYLAIVTLGFAEVIRLVALNERWLTNGSDGISGIKAPLKAELGTQNFAYFYLGLATLVLVIVWALLRRLDASPYGRALKAIREDQQLAAFAGKPVLRFKLQAFALSAAIAALAGALYAHFQSYVSPDHFQPLITIYIFLAVTAGGVGRPSGAVLGAYLVVIFLEATRFVTEWVPGLQPVQLAATREMLIGIALILVLHLKPQGILPERIPKAPVPPTAA; encoded by the coding sequence ATGCTGTCCTATCTGATCTTCACCCTGACGCTCTGCGCCATCTACGGCCTGCTCGCGCTCAGCCTGAATCTGATCTGGGGCAGCGCCGGCCTCGTCAATCTCGGCCTCGCCGGCTTCTTCGCGGTCGGTGCCTACGCCTCAGCCTTGGCGACGGGGGCTGGCGCGCCCGTGCTGATCGGCTGGGGGGCGGCGCTCCTCGTCGGCGCCGCGGTCGGCCTCGTCGTCACCTTCGCGACGCTCAGGTTGCGCGAGGACTATCTCGCCATCGTCACGCTCGGCTTCGCCGAGGTCATCCGCCTCGTCGCGCTGAACGAGCGCTGGCTGACCAACGGCTCGGACGGCATTTCCGGCATCAAGGCGCCGCTCAAGGCGGAACTCGGCACGCAGAACTTCGCGTATTTCTATCTCGGCCTCGCCACGCTGGTGCTGGTGATCGTCTGGGCGCTGCTGCGCCGGCTCGACGCCTCGCCCTATGGCCGGGCACTCAAGGCGATCCGCGAGGACCAGCAGCTCGCGGCCTTCGCTGGCAAGCCGGTGCTGCGCTTCAAGCTCCAGGCCTTCGCGCTCTCGGCGGCGATCGCGGCGCTGGCGGGCGCGCTCTACGCGCATTTCCAGTCCTATGTCTCGCCGGACCATTTCCAGCCGCTGATCACGATCTACATCTTCCTCGCCGTCACCGCCGGCGGCGTCGGGCGTCCAAGCGGGGCCGTGCTCGGCGCCTATCTCGTCGTGATCTTCCTGGAGGCGACGCGCTTCGTCACCGAATGGGTGCCGGGGCTGCAACCGGTCCAGCTCGCCGCCACGCGCGAAATGCTGATCGGCATCGCCCTCATCCTCGTCCTGCATCTCAAGCCGCAGGGCATCCTGCCCGAGCGCATCCCGAAGGCGCCGGTCCCTCCGACCGCCGCCTAA